The Apium graveolens cultivar Ventura chromosome 6, ASM990537v1, whole genome shotgun sequence genome contains a region encoding:
- the LOC141667429 gene encoding uncharacterized protein LOC141667429, with product MASHLPPLQLFISPTISKHNKSSQNLKATAKMVKKTEKKQYWLLKTEPGEWSWEDQASNKGISNWDGVKNHQAKKNMKSMNLNDLCFFYHSGTKSRCIVGVVEVVREWYADENDNGVVDVKAVGEMRRHVDLKEMKRDEGLKGFELFRQPRLSVVRVEERVWERVCEIGGGYEGDGNDGL from the coding sequence ATGGCCTCACATCTCCCGCCCTTACAACTCTTTATTTCACCCACAATTTCTAAACACAATAAATCCTCACAAAACCTCAAAGCAACAGCAAAAATGGTGAAGAAAACCGAGAAAAAACAATACTGGCTACTAAAAACAGAGCCAGGAGAATGGTCATGGGAGGACCAAGCATCAAACAAGGGAATATCAAACTGGGACGGAGTCAAAAACCACCAAGCCAAGAAGAACATGAAGTCCATGAATCTCAACGACCTCTGTTTCTTTTACCATTCCGGTACTAAATCACGCTGTATAGTCGGTGTTGTTGAAGTTGTTCGAGAGTGGTATGCTGATGAGAATGATAATGGGGTTGTTGATGTCAAGGCCGTGGGTGAAATGAGAAGACATGTtgatttgaaagagatgaagagagatGAAGGGTTGAAGGGGTTTGAGTTGTTTAGGCAGCCGAGGTTGTCGGTTGTGAGAGTTGAGGAGAGGGTTTGGGAGAGGGTTTGTGAGATTGGTGGAGGGTACGAGGGGGATGGGAATGATGGTCTTTGA